The genome window AACTTCAACCAACGGATAATAGCGCTCTTCGGGTGCGCAGCGCGCCAGCATGAAGGCGGCGGCAGCGCGCGGGTCGAATGGGAACTCACGCAGGATCAGCTTCGCCTTGCCGGTATCGATGTATTTTTCCTTGATGGCTGGCAGCGTCGTTGTAGCGAAATGCGCGCAGTGCGGGCAGGTCATCGAAGCATATTCGACGATCGTCACCGGGGCCTCGGGCTTGCCCATCACCATATCTTTCAGTGAGCCGGCAGCCATGAGTTTCGCTTCATCGACTTTACCGGCGGGTGGCGGTGCTTGTACCCCTGATGCATTCGGGACCTGGGTCGCATTTTCCGCCGGCTTTGCGGCATCTTCTGACCAAGCCTGACTGCCGGCCATGGCGATGGCAGCCGTAGAAACGGCGGCAAGTGTCAGAATTTTTCTGCGGGTCAGCAATTCAGTCATAAGGATCACCTGTCTCCGGTGTTGATTATGTTTCGAGTGACTCGTTAGAGCCTCATGCCAGTCTCTTTAAGGCAGACCATGCATTCTGTCTTTGAATTTTTCGTGATCCAATGTCCGCGAATTCATAGAAGGATCAGCGTTTGATCTTCTCAGCGTGGATGCTTTGGCCGAGCCGCTGCAGCGCTTCGCGAAGACTTTCATCCTCGATTGGCTCGACCGATCGGCTGATCTTGGCAGCCGTGGCGGCATCGACGGGCGGCAGGGTACGACGCTTTGCGACAGGTTGGGATACAGGCTTCTGCTCGATCCTGATGCGCCCGACTGCGGCAAATCCAAGAAAGGAATTGACGCGGCTGATGATTTCACCCGTTTCGTGCTGAATGCGCATCGCCGTGAAGCCCTGGCAGGCGATCACCAGCGTGGCCGGCTGAAACGGGTCGTCCTCATGCGCCCGGCGCGGCCAGAGAAGCTTAAGTGGCCGGGACTGTTCTCCCAAGGCGGATCCGACAACCTCTTCCCAGGCTTGAACAAGTTCGATGGTGATCCCTGCCCGCTTGCGCAGTACGGGATCCAGAATGCCGGCGGCAGGATCGGCAAGCGGCCGGAAGCCCTTTTTGCTGCGGTCGTCATTCATTGGACCAGTCCGCCCGTTCCAGAGGAAACATCAGCGGCCATTATAGCCGCGAAACCACTCAACGAACAAAGGTATGCCTTCTTCCAGCGACGTGGTAGGCGAAAAACCAAGATCGCGGGCGGCCAAATCGATGTCCGCGTAAGTGCGTTCTACATCAGCAGGCGGCATCGGCGCGAATTGTTTGATGGCTTCGCGACCGCAGGCCTTCTCGATAATTTCAATGAAACGCATCAAAGCAACCGGCTTGTTGTTGCCAAGATTATATATCGGCGCGGTTTCATCCGGATTCGCCAATATGCGACTTACCGCGCCAAATACACCATTGACGATATCATCGATGAACGTGAAGTCTCGCTCCATACGGCCATGATTGTAAACCTTGATCGGCTCGCCTTTCAGGATGGCGTCTGTGAAGAGCCAGGGAGCCATGTCCGGTCGACCATAAGGGCCGTACACGGTGAAGAACCGCAAACCGGTCGAAGCAACCTTGTGAACATGTCGATAGGAGTGGGCAAGAAGCTCCCCTGAACGCTTGGTCGCGGCGTAAACCGACACCGGATGATCGACAGGATCGCCTTCCGAAAACGGCACCTTCGTATTGGCACCATAAACGGACGACGAACTGGCATAGACCACTGGCGGGCGCTTCGGCATTTGGCGCGCCTGTTCGAAAACCGTTACCTGACCGTGGACATTGGCATCGACATAGGCGGCCGGGTTCTCGACCGAATAGCGCACTCCAGCTTGAGCGGCCAGGTGGACGATAATATCGGCATCCGTGTCGCCGGCTATTGCCTCGGCAAATTCTCTGGGGTTTGCAATGTTGGCGCGAACAAAACGAATATTGGACTGACCGTCCAGCGCTGAGAGGCGAGTTTCCTTCAGCGCAACTGGATAATAATCGTTGAGATTGTCGATTGCGACAATGTCAAACCCTTCGCTGGCGAGCCTCTTTGCGACATGAAACCCGATAAAGCCTGCTGCTCCTGTAACGATGGCCTTCATGTAATACCTGATTTCATTCGAGTTTATTTTGGTGGCTGCAGTCTTCTATCTTCAAGCTCTCAAGGCAATCGCGTCGGCATCTGCCAGATGAGCCACTTTTTGCACCGACAGATAGGGCGAATTTCCCTCGATCCAGCAGATCATGATCGTGAGATAGGTGAAAACAGCGTCGGTCGCATCGTGGCCGAACATGATCCCGAACATGCCGGTGATTACATAGCTGGTGACAAGCAGAAGCGAAAGAGCCGTTGCCAGATCGCGTCCCGGGCCCGGTGCTTTGCTGCGAGCAGCGATTATCGGGGCTGCCAGGAGTGAAAGCACCCCAAGAATTCCGAGAATTCCGGCGTCAACGGCAGCATTCAAGAACCCATTGTGGACATGGGTGAACGTCATTTGCTTGTCGACCGGCAGATGCAACGTCTCATAGACAAGGGACATACGGTTCTGCGGACCCTGGCCGATCAATGGGGATTCCAGAAATGCTTGTCTGGCTGCCGACCAGAGCAGCAATCGTGCTTTCAGCGAGCTGATATTGTCAGGTTGCTGATCCAGTTGAACAATATCGTTCTCCAACGCATGGTAGCGTTCGGCTACTTTCATTGCCCCCACGGCAAGGACAGCAACAATCAAAACCGTTCCGACCACTTTCGCCGCATTTGTAAGTGTCGGCAGCGATTGTCCGCGCAAATACCAGTACAGAATGATGAAGTGGAACGGCATCACCAGCCAGGCCGACCGCGTACCCGACAGGAAAGCGCAGACCATCCCGCACGCGAAACCGGCAATTGCAATGGCGCGTTCAGTCCTGCTGTCGGAGTGTGCGTTCAGCAACGAGATGCTGCCGAATAGCACAGCGAACAGCCCGAAAACGGCGGCATTGCCGGCGCCTCCTTCGGCTCTAGAGGACAAGAACGCGATTTGCACGATGCTGAAAACGAGTGAACCGATCATGCCGATGCCGGCGCCTGTGATCAAAAACGGTACCAGTCGGCCCGAGATGCCGGCGCGAAGGCGCGGCAGGATCGCCCAGATTGCAAGAAAGGGGATCATCTTGAGAAGGTATGCCCAGCCCTTTTCCGGATTGGGATGAATCACGACAGAGAGAATCGTCACCAAAACATAGAAGGTTACACACCAGGCGACAATTTTGTCCGATCGGGTCAAATTGAACGCAAATCGCTTTGTAACCAGCGAAATCAACGCCCAGAGAAAGGCGAACACCAGCGTCACCGAAGTTCCGCTTGCCAATAAACCAGGAAACAGCGCAAACAAAAGTGTAAAGAGGCGATTATTGCGATCGATTCCAACAAAATGCCCCCTGGTCGGGAGCATAAATGCCTTGGTCAACTGATCTGGAAACATCTATGATTCCGAATATTTCTGAATTTCACTTTGGCAGCCGTTTTGTCAAACAAGTCGCTTCACTTCCGTGTAGCGCAGTTTAGAATTGATGCAACCGATAACCGTCAAACTACTCCACTGGTATGATTCTCATCATCGGATTCTACCATGGCGCATTTCGCCGCGCGACCGCCTCGCGGGAGTGGTTGCGGATCCTTACCGAGTCTGGCTTTCAGAAATCATGCTGCAACAGACGACCGTCGAAGCAGTGAAGCCATATTTCCGCGCATTCACCGAAAAGTGGCCGACGGTTACCCATCTAGCCTCCGCCAGTCAGGATGATGTGCTGCGCGCCTGGGCGGGACTCGGCTATTATTCACGCGCTCGCAACCTCAAGAAATGCGCCGACATCGTCTGCGCGGAATTTGGCGGACGTTTCCCCATTGATGTGGCTGGCTTAAAGTCGTTGCCAGGCATTGGCGACTACACAGCAGCGGCAATTGCGTCGATCGCGTTCGATCTGCCCACCGCCGTGGTTGATGGCAATGTCGAGCGTGTGATCACCCGGCTCTATGCGCTGGCAACACCCATGCCCTTCGCCAAACCGGAAATTCGGTTACGGATGCAGGCGATCACACCCGATGAGCGCCCCGGGGATTTCGCGCAAGCCATGATGGATCTGGGGGCAACCATCTGCACGCCGAGGCGACCGGCTTGTGTCATTTGCCCCCTTAACGACAACTGCGAGGCGTTGCGAACAACGGATCCAGAGTTCTTTCCGGTAAAGGCTCCGAAAAAGGAAAAACCTGTGCGTGTCGGCGCCGCCTTTGTTGCCGCCTCAACAGACGGCGAGGTGTTTCTGCGCAGCCGCATCGAAACTGGCCTGCTCGGTGGGATGGCCGAAGTCCCGACGACCGGCTGGACCGCTCGTCTGGACGGAGACACGGACGTGGATGCAGCACCCTTTCCAGCAAACTGGATTTCCGCTGGCAGCATTACCCATGTTTTCACTCATTTTGAACTGCGCCTTGCGATCTACAGGGCAGGTGAAGTCCAAAAGGATATCGCTGCCGATGGCTGGTGGGTCAAAGTCGAAAAATTAACGGGTGAGGCGTTGCCCACCGTCATGAAAAAGGCCATTGCTGCGGCCATCCCGGACGCGTTCGCAAAGAGAAGGAAAGAGGAATGACATCCGTCAAGCATATCGTTTTCGACATTGGGCAGGTGCTTATTCACTACGACCCGGATGCAGCATTCCGGGACGTCATTCCCGACGCGGAGGAGCGCAAATGGTTCTTCGACAATGTCTGCACGAGCGCCTGGAATATCGAGCAGGATCGCGGGCGGAAGTGGCATGAAGCCGAAGCGCTCTTGATTGCGGACTTTCCCGACCGCGAACACCATATTCGCGCCTTCCGTGAGAATTGGCATCAAATGATCACGCATTCGATCGACGGCAGCGTTGATATCATGCGCAAACTGATCGCCGATGGCCATGATGTGACGATGCTCACCAATTTCGCGTCGGATACATTGCGCGAAGCCTGGGAACGCTTTCCCTTTTTGACGGAGAGCCGCGGCGTTACGGTTTCAGGGGATATTGGCCTGATCAAACCGGACAAAGCCATCTACGACCACCATGTCGCGGCATTCGAACTGGAGCCCTCGGCGACGCTGTTCATAGATGACAGCGCAAAGAATGTTGCGGGAGCCAAGACGGCAGGCTGGCAGTCGGTGCAATTCATCGATCCCGAGACGCTCAGGGCAGACCTGAATGGCCTCGGAATTCGCGTCTGACTGTTTTGAAAGCCATATAACGGCGAAACGCCCAAGGCATGCCCTGGGCGTTTCGGGATCAGAACGGCACTGGAGGTCCTCGTCCGATCGGATCTCTCAGCCGCCGGCGGAAACCATGCCGCTGCGGACTTGCTGGCGCAGTTCGTCGATCGGCTTAAGCACACCCGCGTCATCTTCGAAATGCCAGAATGTCCAGCCGTTGCAGGCGTCCAGCCCCTGGACTTTTGCGCCCATGCGATGGATCGATCCAGCATCGCCACCCGTTGTCACGGTCCCGTCGGCCCGGACAATCGCTGCATGACGTTGCCGCGCATCGCTCAGGATTGCTCCGGGCTTCAACATGCCGGATTCAACGATGCTGCCGAAGGCAACACGCGGTTCCGCACGCTTGCCGGTCATGACTGTGAGTTCGGCTCCGGCTAGTGGTTCCACCGAAGCGATGCGAGCCGTCGCAGCATCGATGTATTTTTGCTCCCGCTCGATGCCGACAAAGTGGCGCCCGAGCCGTTTTGCGACCGCACCCGTGGTTCCTGATCCGAAGAAGGGATCGAGAATGATATCGCCTGGTTTCGATGAAGCCATAAGAATGCGGGCCAGCAGGGCTTCCGGCTTTTGGGTTGGGTGTATCTTGTCGCCATTCTCATCTTTAAGACGCTCCGCACCGGTGCAAATAGGAAAGAGCCAGTCCGACCGCATCTGCAGGTCGTCATTGGCGGCCTTCATCGCCTCATAGTTGAATGTGTAGCCTTTTGATTTTTGATCACGTGATGCCCATATCATTGTCTCATGGGCATTCTGGAAGCGTCGGCCCCGAAAATTCGGCATCGGATTGTTCTTGCGCCAGATGATGTCGTTGAGCATCCAGAATCCCAGATCCTGCATGGTGGCACCAACGCGGAAAATGTTGTGATAGGAGCCGATGACCCAGATCGTGCCATTCGGCTTAAGCACACGGCGGCAAGCCAGAAGCCATGCCCGCGTAAAGGCATCATAAGCAGAGAAGCTTTCGAACTGATCCCAATGATCGTCGACTGCATCTACTTTCGACTGATCCGGACGGTGCAAGTCACCGTCGAGCTGAAGATTGTAGGGAGGGTCAGCGAAAATAATATCGATCGAATGATCGGGCAGACGGTTGAGGGCGGCGACGCAGTCGCCTTTGAGAATGGTGTCGAGCCAGGAGGCTTGCGGCGCTGCCTGGGGCAGTTCATTCACGAGACGGACAACAGACATGTGATACTCGATTACTGGAGACGCTTTACTGATCCTTATGGTTACTGCGCAGGGTAAATATCGCGTTAAGAGCGAATGAAATCGATCGTCATGCGTGGTCCGCTTTTCTTTGACGCAATGGCAATAAGAGTGTAGTCGATGCCGGTAATCCCCCCAATTGACCCAAAGCTGCGGCGATTGCAGCAATTTTTCACGAACAGGTATGTGTAATGGAACCACAGCTCATTATCTTCGACTGCGATGGCGTGCTCGTCGATTCAGAAATTCTGGCGGCCGAAGTTGAGTCACAGCTGTTGACGCAGTCCGGCTATCCGATTGAGCCAGAGGCCATTGCCGAGCGCTTTGCCGGACTGACCTGGACCGATATTCTCCTTCAGGTCGAAAAGGAATCGGGAGTTCCGATTTCGGCCTCGCTGATTGAAGAATCGGCGCGGCAGATGGATCACAAGTTGCGCAATGAACTCAACGTCATCGAGGGCGCGGAACAGGTCATCGCAGCGTTGAAGTATCCCAAATGCATCGCGTCCAACTCGATCAGCTCTTCGCTCAAGATGATGCTCGAGCAGAGCACCCTCTACGACCTCTTCGCACCGCATATTTTCTCCGCCCGCGAAGTCGGGACACAGAAGCCGAAGCCGGATCCGAATGTTTTCCTGTTTGCGGCGAAGCAGTTCAATGTCGATCCGGCGCGCGCCATCGTCATCGAAGATTCAAGCCATGGGGTTCATGCGGCAAGGACTGCCGGCATGCGGGTCATCGGTTTTACCGGTGGTGCCCATACCTATCCCGGCCACGCCGACAAGCTGACCGATGCCGGCGCGGAAACCGTGATCAGCCGGCATCGCGATCTGCCGGCCGTTCTTGAAGCTATGGCGGTGTGGTCGGAAGCTGTTTAACGGAGCTTGCAATGAGGAAAGGCTGGCATGGCGCCAGCTCTCTCTTACTGCTTCTTCTGTTTTGTCTTCGCGGTGGTGTCTGGACCTTCGTCAAACCCAATGAACACCTGCACGTTCTGCGAGGTCGGTTTGGGAAACGTCACATTCGGATCGTTGAAAACGAACTGCGTCGCTGCAGAACTATCGGTCGCCGAAACTGCCTGTTTGTGCAATTTTGAGTAGAGAACATCCGTTCCCTGAACGACTGCCACACGGATTGGTACCGTGACCGTACCGGGTGAAAACTTGGCACCAGGCACAATCTTACCGGCGATCGCCACATTCATTGTCAATGTGCCGTCGCCGGGCTGGCAAGATCGCGTTTCATTGGCGATAGACGCCTGATAAATCAGATTATCTGGCGTCTTGTCGGCTGACTTTCCGTAATTCGTCAAGACTGCAGTGCCTTCGCGGATCGTGACTGGCGGACAGAAAGCACGCAATTCGGATTCCGTGATACGCTTTTGTGCTTCTGCGGTCGCTTGGGCTTTTGGACTGTTCGGATCCTCCGTTGTATTGCCACTGGTGGAGCATCCACTAAGTCCCACGGCAAAAACCATTGCACAAAACGGGGCGCAAAGTTGATAGAAGGGCAGAGTTTTTTGTGTTTCTGACTTCATGAACTGAACTTTCCTCGAAGAACTAACCTTGACGAACGAACGTGATCTATACCAACGGTAGGGAAATAATGCGACGGGGCTTTGCAGCTTTTTGCCAGGGTCGCGATTGCATTCTTGGGTAAGGTACAAAGGCGAACGAGATGAAATATGTGAGTACCCGGGGTGAAGCCCCTGTTTTGGGATTTTCCGATGCGCTTCTGGCCGGCCTGGCCCGTGACGGCGGCCTTTATCTGCCACAGGAATTTCCACAGTTTTCCGCCAGCGAGATCCGCTCCTTGCGCGGCAAGACCTACGCGGAAGTTGCCATTCATGTTCTGACGCCTTTTGTTGCGGGCGACATTGATCAGGCCGATTTCGAGCGCATGGTGCATGAGGCGTACGGCACATTCCGCCACGAAGCTGTCTGCCCGCTCGTTCAGACAAAGCACAATGAGTTCATTCTCGAGCTCTTCCATGGCCCGACACTCGCCTTCAAAGACGTGGCGATGCAGCTTCTGGCGCGACTGATGGATTACATCCTGACAAAGCGAAACGAGCGCGCGACAATTGTTGGGGCAACATCCGGCGATACGGGCGGCGCTGCCATCGAAGCATTCGCAAATCGCGACCGCACCGACATTTTCATCCTGTTTCCGCACAATCGCGTA of Phyllobacterium zundukense contains these proteins:
- a CDS encoding DsbA family protein, which codes for MTELLTRRKILTLAAVSTAAIAMAGSQAWSEDAAKPAENATQVPNASGVQAPPPAGKVDEAKLMAAGSLKDMVMGKPEAPVTIVEYASMTCPHCAHFATTTLPAIKEKYIDTGKAKLILREFPFDPRAAAAFMLARCAPEERYYPLVEVLFKQQEQWAGAANAEEPLLQISKLAGFTQESFKACLTNQKLLDDVNAVRERGASEFGVNATPTFFINGTKYSGALSVDEMSAVIDGLL
- a CDS encoding DUF721 domain-containing protein, producing the protein MNDDRSKKGFRPLADPAAGILDPVLRKRAGITIELVQAWEEVVGSALGEQSRPLKLLWPRRAHEDDPFQPATLVIACQGFTAMRIQHETGEIISRVNSFLGFAAVGRIRIEQKPVSQPVAKRRTLPPVDAATAAKISRSVEPIEDESLREALQRLGQSIHAEKIKR
- a CDS encoding SDR family NAD(P)-dependent oxidoreductase translates to MKAIVTGAAGFIGFHVAKRLASEGFDIVAIDNLNDYYPVALKETRLSALDGQSNIRFVRANIANPREFAEAIAGDTDADIIVHLAAQAGVRYSVENPAAYVDANVHGQVTVFEQARQMPKRPPVVYASSSSVYGANTKVPFSEGDPVDHPVSVYAATKRSGELLAHSYRHVHKVASTGLRFFTVYGPYGRPDMAPWLFTDAILKGEPIKVYNHGRMERDFTFIDDIVNGVFGAVSRILANPDETAPIYNLGNNKPVALMRFIEIIEKACGREAIKQFAPMPPADVERTYADIDLAARDLGFSPTTSLEEGIPLFVEWFRGYNGR
- a CDS encoding O-antigen ligase family protein — protein: MFPDQLTKAFMLPTRGHFVGIDRNNRLFTLLFALFPGLLASGTSVTLVFAFLWALISLVTKRFAFNLTRSDKIVAWCVTFYVLVTILSVVIHPNPEKGWAYLLKMIPFLAIWAILPRLRAGISGRLVPFLITGAGIGMIGSLVFSIVQIAFLSSRAEGGAGNAAVFGLFAVLFGSISLLNAHSDSRTERAIAIAGFACGMVCAFLSGTRSAWLVMPFHFIILYWYLRGQSLPTLTNAAKVVGTVLIVAVLAVGAMKVAERYHALENDIVQLDQQPDNISSLKARLLLWSAARQAFLESPLIGQGPQNRMSLVYETLHLPVDKQMTFTHVHNGFLNAAVDAGILGILGVLSLLAAPIIAARSKAPGPGRDLATALSLLLVTSYVITGMFGIMFGHDATDAVFTYLTIMICWIEGNSPYLSVQKVAHLADADAIALRA
- the mutY gene encoding A/G-specific adenine glycosylase, which codes for MQPITVKLLHWYDSHHRILPWRISPRDRLAGVVADPYRVWLSEIMLQQTTVEAVKPYFRAFTEKWPTVTHLASASQDDVLRAWAGLGYYSRARNLKKCADIVCAEFGGRFPIDVAGLKSLPGIGDYTAAAIASIAFDLPTAVVDGNVERVITRLYALATPMPFAKPEIRLRMQAITPDERPGDFAQAMMDLGATICTPRRPACVICPLNDNCEALRTTDPEFFPVKAPKKEKPVRVGAAFVAASTDGEVFLRSRIETGLLGGMAEVPTTGWTARLDGDTDVDAAPFPANWISAGSITHVFTHFELRLAIYRAGEVQKDIAADGWWVKVEKLTGEALPTVMKKAIAAAIPDAFAKRRKEE
- a CDS encoding HAD family hydrolase, which codes for MTSVKHIVFDIGQVLIHYDPDAAFRDVIPDAEERKWFFDNVCTSAWNIEQDRGRKWHEAEALLIADFPDREHHIRAFRENWHQMITHSIDGSVDIMRKLIADGHDVTMLTNFASDTLREAWERFPFLTESRGVTVSGDIGLIKPDKAIYDHHVAAFELEPSATLFIDDSAKNVAGAKTAGWQSVQFIDPETLRADLNGLGIRV
- a CDS encoding site-specific DNA-methyltransferase; this translates as MSVVRLVNELPQAAPQASWLDTILKGDCVAALNRLPDHSIDIIFADPPYNLQLDGDLHRPDQSKVDAVDDHWDQFESFSAYDAFTRAWLLACRRVLKPNGTIWVIGSYHNIFRVGATMQDLGFWMLNDIIWRKNNPMPNFRGRRFQNAHETMIWASRDQKSKGYTFNYEAMKAANDDLQMRSDWLFPICTGAERLKDENGDKIHPTQKPEALLARILMASSKPGDIILDPFFGSGTTGAVAKRLGRHFVGIEREQKYIDAATARIASVEPLAGAELTVMTGKRAEPRVAFGSIVESGMLKPGAILSDARQRHAAIVRADGTVTTGGDAGSIHRMGAKVQGLDACNGWTFWHFEDDAGVLKPIDELRQQVRSGMVSAGG
- a CDS encoding HAD family hydrolase, whose amino-acid sequence is MEPQLIIFDCDGVLVDSEILAAEVESQLLTQSGYPIEPEAIAERFAGLTWTDILLQVEKESGVPISASLIEESARQMDHKLRNELNVIEGAEQVIAALKYPKCIASNSISSSLKMMLEQSTLYDLFAPHIFSAREVGTQKPKPDPNVFLFAAKQFNVDPARAIVIEDSSHGVHAARTAGMRVIGFTGGAHTYPGHADKLTDAGAETVISRHRDLPAVLEAMAVWSEAV